A window of the Gammaproteobacteria bacterium genome harbors these coding sequences:
- a CDS encoding type II secretion system protein, which yields MNSQSGMTLIELIVAMVVIAIAVSTIILLISDVTRRSADPMVQEQAHAMAQSYLEEIMLRPFCDPNDFASPVDCPTLCVSSACASCSGNTTDGVTIEDRSTYDDVCDYDGLTNNGATDQNNNLIAGLEAYTVTVNVVDDATANLNGLTGNAGQSVLVNVTVSHSALPGDIVLSGYRANY from the coding sequence ATGAATAGCCAATCTGGCATGACCTTGATCGAGCTCATCGTTGCCATGGTGGTGATTGCCATTGCCGTGTCGACGATCATATTGTTGATCAGTGATGTCACCCGTCGCAGCGCGGATCCGATGGTCCAGGAACAGGCCCATGCCATGGCCCAGTCTTATCTTGAAGAGATTATGCTTCGACCGTTTTGCGATCCGAATGATTTTGCCTCTCCCGTTGATTGTCCGACGCTGTGCGTATCGAGTGCCTGTGCCAGCTGCTCGGGTAATACCACAGATGGCGTCACAATTGAGGACCGGAGCACTTACGACGATGTCTGCGATTACGATGGCCTGACAAATAACGGCGCTACAGATCAGAATAACAACCTGATCGCAGGTTTGGAGGCGTACACGGTCACGGTCAACGTTGTTGACGATGCGACCGCTAATTTGAATGGACTTACCGGGAATGCAGGACAGTCAGTACTTGTCAACGTGACGGTATCCCACTCGGCTTTGCCTGGTGACATCGTGCTGTCCGGCTATCGGGCTAACTACTGA
- a CDS encoding type II secretion system protein: MNRSKIDIAGFTLVEMVVVILISAILAAVVGLNISRPIESFFDVVRRAGLVDIAETALRRMTREARLSLPNSFRVNTGGTCTTNTGTPGVLCAVEFLRTLDGARYRVQLDGGGGGVVLNFSVNQQDGASSFDVLGQIDNAASIQLGSGSTDCINQVADCLVIFNTGQPSTVADAIAAGVSTNAYLGASTLYDGNIATISSASTTSLGFDNSNIGTWNFGFSSPQQRFVVVDTPVSFVCDPGNGVITRYSDYPIAAVQSTAPGGTSSLVANNVTACTFTYDAGAPTRGALVTIAITISEEGEDVRLLEQIHVPNTP; the protein is encoded by the coding sequence ATGAATAGATCGAAGATAGACATCGCCGGTTTCACACTTGTCGAGATGGTCGTGGTGATCCTGATCAGCGCTATTCTCGCCGCGGTTGTTGGTCTGAATATCTCACGCCCAATTGAAAGTTTTTTCGATGTGGTTCGCCGCGCCGGCCTAGTGGATATTGCGGAGACAGCATTGCGCCGCATGACACGTGAAGCGCGCCTGTCCCTGCCAAACAGCTTTCGAGTTAACACCGGTGGTACTTGCACCACGAACACGGGGACACCCGGTGTGCTCTGTGCGGTTGAATTTCTGCGTACGCTTGATGGGGCACGGTACCGGGTGCAGCTGGACGGAGGCGGCGGGGGCGTTGTCTTGAATTTTAGCGTTAATCAGCAGGACGGTGCTTCATCGTTTGATGTATTGGGCCAAATTGACAACGCTGCCAGTATCCAGCTTGGTTCGGGATCCACAGACTGTATTAATCAGGTGGCTGATTGCCTCGTGATCTTCAATACGGGGCAGCCTTCGACCGTTGCCGATGCGATCGCCGCGGGCGTCAGTACCAATGCCTATCTTGGCGCATCAACCCTATACGATGGCAATATCGCAACGATTTCTTCTGCGTCCACAACGTCACTCGGATTCGATAATAGTAACATCGGGACATGGAATTTCGGTTTTAGCTCGCCCCAGCAGCGTTTTGTCGTGGTCGACACCCCGGTAAGTTTCGTTTGTGATCCGGGCAATGGGGTTATCACGCGCTATTCGGATTATCCAATAGCCGCTGTGCAAAGTACCGCACCGGGTGGGACATCCTCGCTAGTAGCGAATAACGTAACGGCGTGCACCTTCACTTACGATGCCGGGGCACCCACCCGCGGCGCGTTAGTTACAATCGCCATTACCATTAGCGAGGAGGGCGAGGACGTGCGCTTGTTGGAGCAGATCCACGTGCCAAATACGCCATGA
- a CDS encoding pilus assembly protein MshP: MMNSRATQKGFSIVAALFLIVVLAAMGAFMVTISSTQQYTSTFSIEGSRGFFAAQSGLEWAVRTALNSPATLNCGGAGPTFTLSGGTTNGFDVQVTCTVTAVTEGPDVYSVFALTVSVDKGTAGTADYVSRAIRANVTDAP; the protein is encoded by the coding sequence ATGATGAACAGCCGAGCCACGCAAAAAGGTTTTTCCATCGTTGCTGCGCTCTTCCTGATTGTTGTACTGGCGGCCATGGGGGCCTTTATGGTGACGATCAGCAGTACGCAGCAGTATACGTCGACGTTCTCGATAGAAGGATCGCGCGGGTTTTTCGCCGCGCAGAGCGGCCTGGAGTGGGCTGTGAGGACCGCATTGAACAGTCCTGCCACATTGAATTGTGGGGGGGCTGGGCCAACCTTCACCCTCTCTGGGGGCACAACCAATGGCTTTGACGTGCAGGTTACCTGTACGGTAACCGCAGTCACGGAAGGGCCAGACGTCTACTCAGTTTTTGCGCTTACGGTGTCAGTTGATAAAGGCACCGCGGGGACAGCGGACTATGTAAGCCGTGCCATCAGGGCCAATGTGACGGATGCACCCTAG
- a CDS encoding dihydroorotate dehydrogenase, translated as MSETEALTAEDRKRLAVDFCGLQFNTPLVLLSGCVGFGEEYTRVVGFSNGDAGAVCLKGTTLEPRLGNEPHRIAETPLGMLNAIGLQNPGARKVVDELLPQLDFKETCFIANVSGATVEEYAEVTRIFDDSPIHAMEINISCPNVKEGGVEFGNDPDMSARVVEACRAATTKPLITKLSPNQTDITANARRCMDAGSDAFAVINTLMGMAIDIETRKPVIGNNQGGLSGPAIKPIALLKVYEVYSACKETGVPIIGQGGITTAEDALEFIIAGASAVGVGTALFYDPLVCPKINSGIVEYLKRHHIGSVAELTGTLVLNEPATDICTG; from the coding sequence ATGAGCGAAACAGAGGCGCTGACTGCAGAGGATAGAAAGCGATTGGCTGTGGATTTCTGCGGTCTTCAATTCAACACACCGCTGGTACTCCTTTCGGGCTGCGTCGGGTTTGGCGAGGAGTATACGCGCGTCGTGGGGTTTTCTAACGGCGATGCCGGTGCCGTTTGTCTCAAGGGAACAACGCTTGAACCGCGACTTGGTAACGAGCCCCATCGCATTGCGGAGACGCCGCTTGGGATGCTGAATGCCATTGGTCTACAAAATCCGGGAGCCCGCAAAGTGGTGGACGAACTTCTGCCACAATTGGATTTTAAGGAGACCTGCTTTATCGCGAATGTGTCAGGCGCGACGGTGGAGGAATATGCGGAGGTCACACGTATATTTGATGATTCGCCCATCCATGCCATGGAGATCAATATTTCGTGTCCCAATGTCAAAGAAGGGGGTGTCGAGTTTGGTAATGATCCCGATATGTCCGCACGGGTCGTGGAGGCGTGCCGTGCGGCTACGACTAAGCCGCTTATTACGAAACTATCGCCCAATCAGACCGACATTACCGCGAATGCCCGCCGCTGTATGGATGCGGGATCTGATGCCTTCGCAGTGATCAACACGCTCATGGGAATGGCTATAGATATAGAAACCCGTAAACCTGTCATTGGTAACAATCAGGGTGGCCTCTCGGGCCCGGCAATCAAGCCGATTGCCTTACTCAAAGTGTACGAAGTCTATAGCGCCTGTAAAGAAACCGGCGTCCCCATTATTGGGCAAGGTGGGATCACGACAGCAGAGGATGCGCTGGAGTTTATTATTGCCGGTGCGAGTGCCGTGGGCGTTGGTACTGCCCTTTTCTACGACCCGCTGGTTTGCCCCAAGATCAACAGCGGGATCGTGGAGTATCTTAAACGCCATCATATCGGTAGCGTGGCCGAGTTAACGGGCACGCTGGTGCTTAACGAACCGGCAACGGATATCTGTACGGGTTAG
- a CDS encoding tetratricopeptide repeat protein, protein MTIIDNLEAMLAKGQDSAVLRFSLGSAYLKQGKDDEAIVHLENAVTLDPNYSAAWKLLGRALSQAGRVNEAVATYQSGIDIAEAKGDIQAAKEMKVFVRRLKSEAK, encoded by the coding sequence ATGACCATTATAGACAACCTAGAAGCTATGCTGGCCAAGGGTCAGGACAGTGCCGTACTGCGTTTCAGTCTAGGCAGCGCCTACCTCAAGCAAGGCAAGGATGACGAGGCAATTGTGCACCTTGAGAACGCGGTAACACTCGATCCGAACTACTCTGCCGCTTGGAAACTTTTGGGTAGGGCACTCAGCCAAGCCGGGCGAGTTAACGAGGCCGTAGCCACGTATCAATCTGGCATCGACATCGCCGAAGCAAAAGGTGATATCCAGGCGGCAAAGGAAATGAAAGTCTTTGTTCGACGCCTAAAAAGCGAAGCGAAGTAG
- a CDS encoding TrkH family potassium uptake protein, with protein MQLSTVQRILGLFLTLFSLTLLPSLGIAWWTDDGALSAFTSAFLLTLGIGLVLWLPVRTHKKELRVRDGFVVVVLFWVGLGLTGSIPFALAENIHMSLSDAVFESISGLTTTGATVMTGIDELPPSILFYRQQLQWLGGLGIIVLAVAILPMLGIGGMQLYRAETPGPLKDAKLTPRITETAKALWYIYLTMTIICAAAYWMAGMSTFDAIAHSFSTVAIGGFSTHDLSIGYFNNPWIEIIAVIFMLLAGINFALHFLVWRSLSLGPYRTDSEFKAYLVLLGAVCVISCTYLIYSGTYDGFAETLRQGIFQSVAIATTTGFTTTEFQAWPSFLPVMLLFASFGGACAGSTGGGLKVIRVLLLFKQGLREIKRLIHPNAIIPIKIGNRPLPDRIMDAVWGFFATYVFAFTIMLLLLMATGLDQVTAFSAMAACMNNLGPGLGDVSANYGSISNTAKWILMFAMVLGRLEIFTLLVLMTPAFWRK; from the coding sequence ATGCAACTATCCACTGTTCAACGTATCCTTGGCTTGTTTCTGACGCTGTTCAGCCTGACCTTGTTGCCGTCGCTCGGTATTGCGTGGTGGACAGATGACGGTGCCCTTTCTGCCTTCACCTCGGCGTTTCTGCTGACGTTGGGGATCGGACTTGTCTTGTGGCTTCCCGTAAGGACCCATAAGAAGGAACTGCGCGTCCGTGACGGGTTTGTCGTCGTTGTTCTATTTTGGGTGGGGCTCGGCCTCACGGGCTCAATTCCGTTCGCACTTGCAGAAAACATTCATATGTCCTTATCCGATGCCGTCTTTGAATCCATCTCAGGCCTTACCACGACAGGCGCTACGGTGATGACCGGCATCGACGAACTGCCCCCCTCCATCTTGTTTTATCGCCAACAACTCCAGTGGCTTGGCGGTTTAGGCATCATCGTGTTAGCGGTTGCAATTCTTCCAATGCTGGGCATTGGTGGCATGCAGCTCTATCGCGCAGAGACTCCGGGGCCACTGAAGGATGCCAAACTCACGCCCCGCATAACGGAAACCGCAAAGGCACTCTGGTATATCTACCTCACCATGACCATCATCTGTGCCGCCGCCTACTGGATGGCAGGAATGAGCACGTTCGATGCGATTGCGCACAGTTTCTCTACGGTCGCCATCGGCGGATTCTCGACCCATGATCTCAGTATCGGATACTTCAACAATCCCTGGATTGAGATCATCGCAGTCATCTTCATGCTGCTGGCCGGAATCAACTTTGCCCTGCATTTTCTCGTATGGCGCTCATTGAGCCTTGGACCTTACCGGACGGACTCCGAGTTTAAGGCCTATCTGGTGCTTTTGGGGGCGGTCTGTGTCATCAGCTGCACTTATTTGATTTACTCCGGTACCTATGACGGGTTCGCCGAAACGTTGCGCCAAGGTATCTTCCAGAGCGTTGCCATTGCCACGACGACGGGGTTTACCACGACGGAGTTTCAGGCCTGGCCAAGTTTTCTTCCTGTCATGCTGTTATTTGCAAGCTTTGGGGGGGCCTGTGCCGGTTCGACGGGAGGGGGACTTAAGGTAATCCGCGTCTTGCTGCTTTTTAAACAGGGGCTAAGAGAGATCAAACGCCTGATCCATCCGAACGCGATTATCCCTATTAAGATAGGAAACAGGCCTTTGCCGGACCGCATCATGGATGCGGTCTGGGGATTTTTTGCCACCTATGTATTCGCCTTTACCATCATGCTGCTGCTCTTGATGGCGACGGGACTCGATCAGGTGACGGCGTTCTCCGCGATGGCCGCTTGTATGAATAATCTGGGGCCCGGCCTGGGTGATGTCAGCGCAAACTATGGAAGTATCAGTAACACGGCAAAATGGATCTTGATGTTTGCGATGGTGTTGGGGCGCCTCGAGATCTTTACGCTGTTAGTACTTATGACCCCGGCATTTTGGAGAAAATGA
- the trkA gene encoding Trk system potassium transporter TrkA codes for MKIIILGAGQVGSSVAANLCSEANDITVVDQEPSCLRSLQDHLDLQTVTGTASYPSVLMKAGAQDADMIIAVTSSDETNMIACQIAYTLFHTPTKIARVREIEYLKHHQLFAQEALPIDVLISPEQLVTDYIERLIELPGALQVLDFANGKVQLVAIKASHYSGGLVGHPLYAISQQMRGVETRVVAIFRQGQPILPDGDTVIEPDDEVFFIAAPKYIRAIMEEMGKLEKPVKRIMLAGGGNIGKRLALALEDRYQVKIIEHSLERSRVISEELNNTTVLHGDAADEELLLEENIENVDVFCALTNADEANLISSMLAKRLGARKVMAIINRAAYADLVQSNVIDIAISPQQATIGSLLAHIRRGDVVVVHSLRRGAAEAIEAIAHGDESSSNVVGRTIQDIKLPSGTTIGAIVRQDEVIIAHHDTTIEAEDHVILLVTDKKHVPDVERLFQVGVTFL; via the coding sequence ATGAAAATTATCATTCTTGGTGCGGGCCAGGTTGGCTCATCGGTCGCTGCCAATCTTTGCAGTGAGGCCAATGACATCACCGTCGTTGACCAAGAACCAAGTTGCCTCCGTTCACTTCAGGATCATCTCGACCTACAGACGGTCACCGGCACGGCCTCATATCCGTCAGTACTGATGAAGGCCGGCGCACAAGATGCGGATATGATCATCGCCGTCACCTCCAGCGATGAGACCAATATGATCGCCTGTCAGATCGCCTATACACTCTTTCACACCCCTACCAAGATCGCGCGCGTCCGCGAGATTGAGTATCTGAAACATCACCAGCTGTTCGCCCAAGAGGCCTTGCCCATTGATGTACTGATCAGTCCCGAGCAGCTCGTGACGGATTATATCGAGCGATTAATCGAGCTCCCCGGCGCCCTGCAAGTGCTCGATTTTGCGAACGGTAAGGTACAACTCGTCGCGATTAAGGCGTCCCACTATAGCGGGGGCCTGGTCGGCCATCCGCTGTACGCAATCAGTCAGCAGATGCGGGGAGTTGAAACCAGGGTGGTCGCCATATTTAGGCAAGGCCAGCCGATTCTGCCTGACGGCGATACGGTCATTGAGCCGGATGATGAGGTTTTTTTCATTGCCGCGCCAAAATATATCCGTGCGATCATGGAAGAAATGGGGAAGCTTGAAAAACCGGTCAAGCGCATCATGCTTGCCGGTGGCGGTAATATTGGTAAGCGTTTGGCACTGGCGTTGGAGGATCGCTACCAAGTCAAAATCATCGAACATAGCCTGGAACGCTCGCGGGTGATTTCGGAAGAATTGAACAATACCACTGTCCTGCATGGCGACGCGGCTGACGAAGAGCTCCTGCTGGAAGAGAACATTGAAAATGTGGATGTGTTTTGCGCGCTAACCAACGCGGATGAAGCTAACCTTATCTCATCGATGTTGGCCAAACGCTTAGGAGCACGCAAAGTGATGGCGATCATCAACCGTGCGGCTTATGCCGATCTGGTGCAAAGCAATGTCATCGATATCGCAATTTCACCTCAACAAGCGACCATCGGTAGCTTGCTTGCCCATATCCGCCGAGGTGATGTGGTTGTTGTGCACTCCCTGCGCCGTGGCGCAGCGGAGGCCATTGAAGCCATTGCACATGGAGATGAAAGCTCCTCCAATGTCGTTGGCCGGACAATTCAAGACATAAAGCTTCCCTCTGGAACAACCATCGGAGCGATCGTCCGCCAAGACGAGGTCATCATCGCCCATCATGACACGACGATAGAGGCGGAGGACCACGTCATATTGCTCGTAACTGACAAAAAACACGTGCCCGACGTGGAAAGACTGTTCCAAGTCGGGGTGACATTTCTTTAG